In Candidatus Defluviilinea proxima, a single genomic region encodes these proteins:
- a CDS encoding ribonuclease E inhibitor RraB, producing MANDLPYQLKTNEMLWHRWLDFGITSGAEFEVEFHFYTSKEQAADELIAGLEKAGLSAKKSINRTLFILKGWTITVPISQSWTLEILNEQTRRFCKLADMLHLTFDGCGAYMPWKGQEPPKHKS from the coding sequence ATGGCTAACGACCTCCCATACCAATTAAAAACAAATGAAATGTTATGGCATAGATGGCTGGATTTTGGTATCACCTCAGGCGCCGAGTTTGAGGTCGAGTTCCACTTTTACACATCAAAAGAACAAGCAGCTGACGAGTTAATTGCCGGGTTAGAGAAAGCGGGGTTATCAGCCAAGAAAAGTATAAATCGAACTCTTTTTATTCTCAAAGGTTGGACAATTACTGTGCCAATATCACAATCATGGACATTGGAAATATTGAATGAACAAACACGTCGATTCTGTAAACTTGCTGACATGTTACATTTAACATTTGATGGATGTGGTGCTTATATGCCGTGGAAAGGGCAAGAACCGCCAAAGCACAAATCCTAG
- a CDS encoding TIR domain-containing protein, protein MGFRLNTFLCYSSYDKLPAQEVYKRLSAYTWIRPWLVFGSNWEKQIENTVNGAHVVIFLISKQSFSKQGYLEDNFTRTLKLIEESHKKLFRVIALRLDECALPESLQYLIRRDYFSKRDYFSKNGHEDLINYLRIFSGEPAIYTTGSETAPLDSAQFPVSRPSSFYENLDWHKYVNIPETTKVNYSFSIRKFHITNEQYIQFLHANDYAKDIYWINFPKFDENCNYIGNWGDAGLKWLKNALKNHSSLLEKYLDWYWYEPPIGAGLDYDYRQPNHHAQVSWFEANAYCKWFLRHWKELPDAENLSSMMPANSNFDVRLPLETEFHVAVKYDDLSRVSLDPTLRLFAKRHPGLSLDISATDMLANCYGKNLPDSLEYCDGYLYIDEYTRELARVSSYGSFQATGDWMGCGFRLVITEVEQG, encoded by the coding sequence ATGGGTTTTCGATTAAATACTTTTCTTTGTTACTCATCATACGATAAGTTGCCTGCACAGGAAGTATACAAACGCCTTTCGGCTTACACATGGATAAGACCTTGGCTGGTATTTGGTTCCAATTGGGAAAAACAAATTGAAAATACTGTCAACGGGGCGCACGTAGTTATATTTCTTATATCAAAGCAATCATTTTCTAAACAAGGATACTTAGAAGATAATTTTACGCGCACTCTTAAGTTAATAGAAGAAAGCCATAAAAAGTTATTTCGCGTTATTGCTTTGCGTTTAGATGAGTGCGCATTGCCTGAGAGTTTACAATATCTGATACGGCGAGATTATTTTAGCAAGAGAGATTATTTCAGCAAAAATGGACATGAAGATTTAATCAACTACCTACGCATATTCAGCGGCGAACCCGCAATCTACACAACAGGAAGTGAAACTGCCCCACTCGATTCTGCTCAATTTCCAGTTTCGCGTCCCTCGAGTTTTTATGAAAATTTGGATTGGCATAAGTATGTTAATATTCCCGAAACAACTAAAGTCAATTATTCCTTCTCAATACGAAAGTTTCATATAACCAACGAGCAATATATACAATTTCTCCATGCCAACGATTATGCTAAAGATATTTATTGGATAAATTTTCCGAAATTTGATGAGAACTGCAACTATATTGGGAATTGGGGTGATGCAGGCTTGAAATGGCTAAAAAATGCGCTCAAAAATCATTCGTCGCTCTTAGAAAAATATCTAGATTGGTATTGGTATGAGCCACCGATAGGAGCAGGTTTAGACTATGATTACCGTCAACCTAACCATCACGCACAAGTCTCTTGGTTCGAAGCAAATGCTTACTGCAAATGGTTTTTGCGTCACTGGAAAGAATTACCAGACGCGGAAAACCTTTCAAGCATGATGCCCGCAAATTCAAATTTTGATGTTCGCCTTCCATTGGAAACAGAGTTTCATGTCGCAGTCAAGTATGATGATTTGAGCCGCGTATCGCTTGATCCAACTCTACGCCTTTTTGCAAAACGCCATCCTGGGCTTTCATTAGACATTTCCGCAACAGATATGCTTGCAAATTGTTACGGAAAGAATCTTCCAGACTCACTAGAATATTGTGATGGCTATCTGTATATTGATGAATATACTCGTGAGCTTGCACGAGTATCCTCCTATGGATCGTTTCAAGCAACTGGAGATTGGATGGGTTGCGGTTTTCGTCTAGTAATCACAGAAGTAGAGCAAGGCTAG
- the radC gene encoding DNA repair protein RadC — MDLHASDRPRERLASLGPQALTNAELIAILLRVGVKGENAVEVGQRLLNKFGGLTGLHRAPFVDLTKQHAIGEAKAAEIKAAIELGRRLTLESPEERPSINSPADAAALVSYEMSALEQEHLRVILLDRRNRVMETVEVYKGSVNSSQVRVGEIFKEAVRKNSSAIIVIHNHPSGDPTPSPDDVAVTRAIVQAGKLLDVEVLDHLVIGQGKWVSLKEKGLGFG, encoded by the coding sequence ATGGACTTACACGCTTCGGATCGTCCGCGCGAGAGGCTTGCTTCATTGGGACCCCAAGCCTTGACCAACGCTGAATTAATTGCCATCCTGTTACGAGTCGGTGTGAAAGGCGAGAATGCGGTCGAGGTAGGACAACGCCTGCTCAACAAATTCGGCGGGCTGACCGGTCTCCACCGCGCCCCATTCGTTGACCTTACAAAACAACATGCGATAGGTGAGGCGAAAGCCGCAGAGATCAAAGCCGCCATCGAACTCGGCCGACGATTGACTCTCGAATCCCCGGAAGAACGCCCCTCGATCAACTCCCCTGCCGATGCGGCCGCATTGGTTTCGTATGAAATGTCCGCGTTGGAGCAGGAACATCTGCGCGTGATATTGCTCGATAGAAGAAACCGCGTGATGGAAACCGTGGAAGTGTACAAAGGCTCGGTCAACTCATCACAAGTAAGAGTTGGTGAAATCTTCAAAGAAGCGGTACGGAAAAATTCTTCTGCGATCATTGTGATCCACAACCACCCCAGCGGAGACCCCACTCCCAGCCCCGATGATGTCGCTGTGACGCGTGCCATCGTGCAGGCAGGCAAACTCTTGGATGTGGAAGTACTTGATCATCTTGTGATCGGTCAGGGGAAGTGGGTCTCGTTGAAAGAAAAAGGATTGGGGTTTGGGTAA